A region of the Roseiflexus sp. RS-1 genome:
CTCGACGAAGCGCACGCCCTGCTCCACTCGGAAGTCGGGGCGCGCACCCTGCAAATGATCTTTCGCATTGGGCGGAGTTTGCAGTTCAAAGCGACTGTTATCACCCAGAGCCTCGACGATCTGGACGAAAGCGATCAAACGCGCGTGTTGCTGGAGAATGCGCGCACCAAACTCATCCTCGGATTGAACCGCGACTCGGACGCCGTCAACCGGGCAACCGCCATTCTGCGCCTGAATGAAGAGGAAGCGGCGTATCTGGCGACCTGTCGGATCGAGCGGGGAATTGGCGCAACGGCGTTGCTTCTGGCGGACGGTGAACGCACGCCGCTCTTCATTCCAAAGTGGCCCGAAACGATCCATCGCATCGTTACGGGCACAGGGGGCGACCGATGATTATCGCAGGGTATCGCATCAATCTCGACGCGCTTCTGGCGCGGATCGTCTATCGCTGGCACTGGAACATAGCCGTCGTCGCGCTGGTTGCTGGCGCACTGATCGGCGTCACAGGCGGATTCATTCCACCTATCTGGCGTGGACGCGCCGGACTCATCATTCAGACCGTCCCAGGCGCATCCATCGATGTCGATGGGCGACCCTGGACTGGCGAGATGTACGCAGGCGCGCACACTGTTGCGGCGACCCTGCCGGATGGGCGTCGATCCTGGGCGCATCTCACGCTTCGGTCGGGAGAAACCGCAACTCTCTCTCTTCCCCCTGGACTTCCGGCGCCGCGTGTGCGTCGGATGCCCTCCGCCGCGCCCGGTATGCCTGTCGCCGCGATCTGGCGTGCTGGCGATTCGTGGCGGGTACAGAGCGTGGAAGCGCCCCCCACCGAAACCAGGGAGAATGACGCCGACCGTCGCGATCTGGCGACGCAGACGATCGCTATCGGTTCACGCGGGGTTGAACGATTGATGACCATTGATGCCTACCGTGGGCGCGCCGACGTGTTAACTGTCGGCAGCGTTCGCTACGAGGCAGTGTACGAACCCGCCCGACCCGGCAGCCAGCAGGAGAATCAGGTCGTGGTGCGCGGCTGGGATCGCGTGATTGCCACAAGCGTCGGCAACGTATCGCTGCTGCGATTTGCGCCGGATGGTCAGGCGCTGCTGCTGGCGGAACGCACTGTGGCAGGCGAACAGATCCGGTACATGACCCCCGAATCACCACCGACTCCAGTAGTTGCCATTCCCGGCAGGATCACCGGGCTTGCCTGGCATCCAGCAGGAAGCGCCGTGCTGATCGCCAGCAGCGAAGACAAACGACGGGCGCTGACTCTGGCGCGCCTGCGTCCAACACCGGTTGCGACTGTCATTGCCGAGCCTGCCGCAGATGGGTTGCCGCCCTATGCCTGGGGTGGCGACAGCATTATCTGGATCGCACCCGACGCAGAAGGAAAATTGCATATGTGGAGTGCAAGCCTGGACGCCCTGCTGCCGGAGCGTCACGTTGCTCTCGATGCGCGGGCAATCACGCAATGTGCGAATGGGATGCTACGCCTGGTTACGGTTCAGGAAAGGCAGGTCATCATCGGGCGGCTGGAAGGCGACCTGATCATCGGTGAAGCGGTCCTTGCAGAGATACCGGCGCACCCCGATCTGACCGGTGAGTGGTACGGTGATGAACTGCTGCTGCGGAGCGGCGATAGCGCCTGGTTGATAACGATCGTGGAAGGAGAGCAGGATGCGTGCACCACGGATTGAAACGCTGCTGATCAGCCTGGTGCTGCTGGTTGCCGCCGGGGTCGCGCTGGCGGCAGCCTATGCGCCTTCGATTGCTCCGCCGCAGCATGCTGACCCTGGGCTGGAACAGGCGCACAAAACGCCGCCCTCTCCAGGAACGAACACGCCGGAACGTCCCGGGAGCGCTCTTCAGGAAGCAACGCACGCCAGCAATGACGGTATTCCACCACTACCGGACATCAGTATCGATGCGCAGCGCGCGACTGCCAGCGTGACCATCGCAGGCGGAATAGTGACGCTTGTTCTGGTCATCGCTATCACAAGGCAGCGAATCGGCAAAGTGGCACTGCCACGCTGTCGCACAACCGGACCGGGCGTGCCTGCCGATCGATGGCATGCAGATATGCGCGTGTTTGGACGGAACGCACAGCAAGCGGTGTTATCCGTCGTCGTGCGTGGCGGCGCTGCGCTTCAGAGCGCCTGGATCGCAGCACAGCATGCAGCGTCTGCCGCCTTTGCGCGTGCGAGGCGCGTCCCCGATCAACTTGATATGCACGACGATCAGCATCCACTCGTGCCGTGCGAACAGTGGACGCCGCGTATCGAACACGAGTATCCCGACGTACAAACATGCTCGTCGCCGACCGACGACTATGCTGTGAACCCGGTCGCCGATACCGCAGACGTGCCGGGCATAGCGGGAAGGATCGTCCCGGACATCGCCTCTGATGCTCAGGATCGGATTGCCACAACAACTCACGCGCCAGCGGATGATCCGGGCGACAGTCAACTGAAGGATGCCTGGCACGCGACCGACGTTCGGCAGAACCCGGCAGCGCCACTCCAGGGGGTTGAAGGCACAATTGACACCGGCGACTTAGACGCGCCGCTCTCGATTGATGTGATGACGGAGAGAGCGGCAATGGTTATTGCAACGATCCTCGACATCGGTGAGCGACAGGGAATGACCCGCAGCGTGGTCACATTCGGCGAAGCGTCCATCGATCACCGACGTGCACGGGTGCATCTGATGATCGACGCTCATCCTGGTGAAACCGAACTGCTTGCAGCGTTGCCCGAAAGGGTGAAGACCGCGTTGCCGGGAGCGCAGGCGCAGTGGCGGCAGACCTCCCATGCCCAGGCAGTGCTGACATGCGTGATCCCCGGCAACCTTCCAACGACGCAAAGCGGGCGACTTCTCCTGCCGGTTGGGCAGCACGAACCCGTCTCGCGTCTCCCGACGATTCACCGCGGCGCGCCGGCAATCTCGTTCCTGCCATTGCGCACCTGGCGACACATCGGATTCTACGGCGGCAAAGCCATCGATACCGCCAGTTCCGCGCTGGTGAACCTGTTATACGCCGAGGCGCCAGCGGCGCTGGCAGTGACGATTATCGACCAGGGGCAGATCAGCGCATATTACAAAGGCGCGCCACACCTTGTTCCAATGCCCGGTTCTGCGACGGAGTCGCTGATCGCTCTTGGTCGTGCAATGCGGCATGTTGCTGAATCGGATGGCGCCATTCGACCATTGCTGATCGTGCTTGTCGAACCAGATGCACCAACGTTTGCGGCGTATGACGACCTTATCGCCCGCCTGGCGTGGTATCCTGCTGCGCCTGTCTACACGCTTCTGGTGCAGCGCCGTCTGCCGGAAACCAATCGATGGCGATCTGCGAGTGTCATTACGCACGATGGCGACCCGCAGCGCACGGCAGGCGGCAGAAGGTCATCATCAGAAATGCTGCGCATCGTTGCACCACACCTGCGCATCGAACGGCGAGCCTGCGCCTGTGATGCAACATTCCTGACAGTCATGACAGCATCGTTGCGCGGCATCTCAGGTGCACAGGGGAAGCCTTCGGCATGGAACCTGGTCAGGGTGTGACGTAAGACAGCCAGAAGTAGAACGGGGCGGCTTTCGCTGTTCCAGTGCAATCCAGAAGATGCAATCGCCCTGGTTGCATCTTCGCGCACAAACGAAGCGACTGCTGTGCTACACTGTGATCTGTTCAGCAGAAGAGGAGGCGCTTTATGAGCACCATCTACAATTTCAACGCCGGTCCGGCAATCCTTCCCGCATCCGTGTTGGAGCAGGCGCAGCATGAATTGCGCGACTACCAGGGGCGCGGGATGTCCATCCTGGAGATGAGTCATCGCTCGCCGGAGTACGAGGCGATCAACGCTGAGGCGGCTGAGCGTCTGAAACGTCTGCTCGGTGTCGGCGACGAGTACCATGTGCTCTTCTTGCAGGGCGGCGCCAGTTTGCAGTTTGCCATGCTGCCGCTCAATTTTCTGCCACCGGGTGCGTCGGCGGATTATCTCGTCACCGGTGCATGGGCGGAAAAGGCATACGAAGAAGCGTTACGCGTCGGTCAGGCGCGAGAGGCTGCCAGCTCCGCTGCAAACGGCTACCGCAGCGTGCCATCGCAGGCGGACATTGCACTTGATCCAGGCGCAGCATACGTCCACATCACCAGTAACGAAACGATTCAAGGCGTCCAGTGGCATACCTGGCCCGACGTCGGCGATCGACCGCTGGTTGCCGACATGAGCAGCGATATTCTTTCCCGTCCGCTTGAGACGCAGCGTTTTGCGCTGATCTACGCCGGTGCTCAGAAGAACCTCGGTCCTGCCGGGGTGACTGTGGTGGTCATCCGCGATTCGTTCTTGCAGAGCGCATCGTCGAACCTGCCGACAATGCTGCGCTATGCGACGCATGTGAAGAACCGATCACTCTACAATACGCCGCCGGTGTTTGCTGTGTATATGGTGAATCTGGTGTTGGGCTGGATCGAAGAACAGGGCGGACTTGTCGCGATTGCGGAGCGCAATCAACGCAAGGCGGCGACATTGTACCGGGTGATTGATACAAGCGACGGGTTCTATCAAGGGCACGCCGAACCGGATCATCGCTCATTGATGAATGTGACCTTCCGCCTGCCGGATGAGGCGCTGGAGA
Encoded here:
- the serC gene encoding 3-phosphoserine/phosphohydroxythreonine transaminase, whose protein sequence is MSTIYNFNAGPAILPASVLEQAQHELRDYQGRGMSILEMSHRSPEYEAINAEAAERLKRLLGVGDEYHVLFLQGGASLQFAMLPLNFLPPGASADYLVTGAWAEKAYEEALRVGQAREAASSAANGYRSVPSQADIALDPGAAYVHITSNETIQGVQWHTWPDVGDRPLVADMSSDILSRPLETQRFALIYAGAQKNLGPAGVTVVVIRDSFLQSASSNLPTMLRYATHVKNRSLYNTPPVFAVYMVNLVLGWIEEQGGLVAIAERNQRKAATLYRVIDTSDGFYQGHAEPDHRSLMNVTFRLPDEALEKRFVAEASARGMVGLAGHRSVGGIRASIYNAMDQEGCDALAEFMIDFMRRNG